A DNA window from Phragmites australis chromosome 11, lpPhrAust1.1, whole genome shotgun sequence contains the following coding sequences:
- the LOC133883881 gene encoding DNA replication licensing factor MCM6 has translation MEAFGGFFVDEKAARVESIFLEFLKRFKEADAAEPFYETEMEAMRSRESTTMYVDFAHVMRFNDVLQKAISEEYLRFEPYLRNACKRFVLENRAGENRAPIISDDSPSKDINIAFYNIPMLKRLRELGTAEIGKLTAVMGVVTRTSEVRPELLQGTFKCLDCGNVVKNVEQQFKYTEPIICVNATCQNRSKWALLRQESKFTDWQRVRMQETSKEIPAGSLPRSLDVILRHEIVEKARAGDTVIFTGTVVAVPDVMALTSPGERAECRREAPQRKNGSGVQEGVKGLKSLGVRDLSYRLAFVANSVQVADGRREVDIRDRNTDCDDSGRQKFTEEEEDEVVRIRNTPDFFNKIVDSICPTVFGHQEIKRAILLMLLGGVHKITHEGINLRGDINVCIVGDPSCAKSQFLKYTTGIVPRSVYTSGKSSSAAGLTATVAKEPETGEFCIEAGALMLADNGICCIDEFDKMDIKDQVAIHEAMEQQTISITKAGIQATLNARTSILAAANPTGGRYDKSKPLKYNVALPPAILSRFDLVYIMIDEPDENTDYNIAHHIVRVHQKREEALAPAFSTAELKRYIAFAKSLKPQLSSEAKKVLVESYVTLRRGDSTPGTRVAYRMTVRQLEALIRLSEAIARSHLELVVLPAHVRMAVRLLKTSIISVESSEVDLSDFQDAEDSVPPGNDAGQPAEADAAPQQQSAENDQAADTGKKKLVITEEHFQRVTQALVMRLQQHEESVMKDGDGLAGMKQGDLIIWYVEQQNAQGAYSSTAEVKEEVKCVKAIIERLIQREGHLIVIDEGTAAEAADGSGARRASESRILAVNPNYVID, from the exons ATGGAGGCGTTCGGCGGGTTCTTCGTGGACGAGAAGGCGGCGCGGGTGGAGAGCATCTTCCTCGAGTTCCTCAAGCG GTTCAAAGAGGCGGATGCGGCCGAGCCATTCTACGAGACGGAGATGGAGGCGATGCGGTCGCGGGAGTCCACCACCATGTACGTCGATTTCGCGCACGTCATGCGCTTCAACGACGTCCTCCAGAAGGCCATCTCCGAGGAGTACCTTAG GTTCGAGCCGTACTTAAGGAATGCGTGCAAGAGGTTTGTGTTGGAGAACCGGGCTGGCGAGAACCGTGCCCCTATCATCTCAGATGATAGCCCCAGCAAGGATATCAACATCGCCTTCTACAACATCCCAATGCTCAAGAG ACTGAGAGAGCTTGGGACAGCGGAGATTGGTAAGCTCACAGCTGTAATGGGTGTCGTGACACGGACGAGTGAGGTGCGGCCTGAACTATTGCAAGGCACCTTCAAGTGCCTTGATTGTGGAAATGTTGTAAAGAATGTGGAGCAGCAGTTCAAGTATACTGAG CCGATAATATGTGTCAACGCAACATGCCAGAACCGATCAAAATGGGCCCTTCTCCGACAGGAGAGCAAATTCACAGATTGGCAGCGGGTCAGGATGCAGGAGACATCAAAAGAGATACCTGCTGGTTCACTTCCTCGCTCCCTGGATGTCATTCTGCGGCATGAGATTGTCGAGAAGGCTAGAGCTGGGGACAC GGTCATATTTACTGGAACTGTTGTTGCTGTTCCAGATGTTATGGCACTAACTTCACCTGGTGAGCGAGCAGAGTGTCGTCGGGAAGCTCCTCAGCGAAAGAATGGATCAGGTGTCCAAGAGGGTGTGAAGGGCTTGAAGTCCCTTGGAGTTAGGGATCTCTCTTATCGCCTTGCTTTTGTAGCAAACTCAGTACAG GTGGCAGATGGCAGGAGAGAAGTGGACATTAGGGATCGGAACACAGATTGTGATGACAGTGGGAGACAGAAATTCACT gaagaagaggaagatgaggttgttaGGATAAGGAACACtcctgatttttttaataagataGTTGATAGCATATGTCCTACTGTCTTCGGTCATCAAGAAATAAAGAGGGCAATCCTTCTTATGCTTTTGGGTGGTGTTCACAAGATAACACATGAAGGGATCAATCTTAGAGGTGACATCAATGTCTGTATTGTTGGTGATCCAAGTTGTGCAAAGTCACAGTTCTTAAA ATATACTACCGGTATTGTTCCACGATCTGTTTACACATCAGGGAAGTCCTCGTCTGCTGCTGGTCTGACAGCAACTGTTGCTAAAGAACCTGAGACTGGTGAATTTTGTATCGAG GCAGGTGCACTGATGTTAGCTGATAATGGCATCTGTTGCATTGATGAATTTGATAAAATGGACATTAAGGATCAG GTTGCTATACACGAAGCAATGGAGCAGCAAACAATTAGTATAACAAAAGCAGGAATACAGGCAACTCTGAATGCACGAACTTCAATTTTGGCTGCAGCAAATCCCACAGGAGGGCGTTATGACAAGTCAAAACCACTCAAG TACAATGTGGCATTGCCTCCAGCTATTCTTTCAAGGTTTGATCTGGTATACATCATGATCGATGAACCTGATGAAAACACTGACTAcaacattgctcatcacatTGTAAGAGTCCATCAGAAACGTGAAGAAGCACTTGCCCCTGCATTTAGTACTGCAGAATTGAAGCGTTATATTGCGTTCGCAAAATCTTTGAAACCTCAG CTGAGTTCGGAAGCAAAGAAAGTTCTGGTTGAGTCCTATGTTACCCTCCGAAGAGGTGACAGTACTCCTGGTACCAGGGTTGCGTACAGGATGACAGTAAGGCAATTGGAGGCATTGATTAGGTTGTCAGAAGCTATTGCCCGAAGTCATTTAGAATTAGTT GTTCTCCCAGCCCATGTCCGCATGGCAGTTCGATTGCTTAAGACATCCATCATCAG CGTGGAATCAAGTGAAGTTGATCTCTCTGACTTTCAAGATGCTGAAGACAGTGTACCTCCTGGTAACGATGCTGGACAGCCAGCTGAAGCTGATGCTGCTCCTCAACAACAGAGTGCAG aaaatgaCCAAGCAGCAGATACTGGTAAGAAGAAATTGGTAATAACGGAAGAACATTTCCAGAGAGTTACTCAAGCGTTGGTTATGAGACTACAGCAGCATGAAGAGTCAGTCATGAAAGATG GAGATGGTTTGGCAGGCATGAAACAAGGGGATCTCATCATCTGGTATGTTGAGCAGCAGAATGCCCAAGGTGCATATAGTTCTACTGCAGAAGTGAAGGAAGAAGTGAAGTGCGTTAAGGCCATCATAGAG AGGCTTATTCAACGGGAAGGCCATCTTATAGTCATAGATGAAGGCACAGCAGCCGAAGCAGCAGACGGCAGTGGTGCACGAAGAGCATCGGAGAGCAGAATATTGGCAGTTAATCCAAACTACGTCATCGATTAA
- the LOC133883851 gene encoding cyclin-A1-4-like isoform X2 yields MSSWAASLRSSASDATAENAGGAGRAKAAAGAQAGKRVALGNLTNVVGGGGRLGAADAKLGSTKSIVDVKKGGSFASLRNVNTGRGSISEPASDKSDWALSQHDSALQGKNVSRPSVPNIVTTGGSSPGLSEDSVSMEDAMSTCNSIESSDLECLDDGDSSIAASLHCWANDKLCISDSKDVAAFNWRKHSPIPMKTDNIFDLDNNHEDPQLCATLAYEIYKNLRDAETRKRPSTNFVETTQTDMSTNMRAMLIDWLVEVTEEYRLVPETLYLTVNYIDRYLSVKEISRHRLQLLGVACLLIAAKYEEICPPQVEELCYLTDDSYTKDEVLQMEASVLNHLKFEMTAPTEKCFLRRFVCAAQLCDEGSTLHLEYIANYICELSLLEYSLLCYAPSLVAASSVFLAKFVLKPTKNPWNSTLSYYTQYTPSELHGCVRVLHRLFCVGPGSHLPAIREKYSQHKYKFVAKKYCPPSIPIEFFQDATS; encoded by the exons ATGTCGAGCTGGGCCGCCAGCCTCCGCTCGTCGGCGTCGGATGCCACCGCGGAGAACGCCGGCGGCGCGGGGCGCGCGAAGGCGGCCGCGGGTGCGCAGGCCGGGAAGCGCGTCGCCCTCGGGAACCTTACCAACGTCGTCGGCGGCGGGGGCAGGTTAGGCGCGGCGGATGCG AAATTGGGTTCTACCAAATCaattgtcgatgtaaagaagGGAGGATCTTTTGCAAGCCTTCGCAACGTGAACACGGGACGAGGTTCTATCAGTGAACCGGCCTCTGACAAGTCTGATTGGGCATTATCACAACATGACAGTGCCCTTCAGGGGAAGAATGTTTCTCGCCCTTCTGTGCCTAACATTGTGACAACAGGTGGCAGCTCACCTGGCCTGTCCGAAGATTCAGTCTCCATGGAGGATGCTATGTCAACATGTAATTCAATAGAAAGCTCTGATCTTGAGTGCCTTGATGATGGGGACTCCTCAATTGCAGCTTCTCTGCATTGTTGGGCCAATGATAAACTTTGTATCTCTGATAGTAAGGATGTTGCAG CCTTCAACTGGAGGAAGCATAGTCCTATTCCAATGAAAACTGATAATATCTTTGACCTTGACAACAACCACGAGGATCCACAACTGTGTGCAACTCTTGCCTATGAGATTTACAAGAACTTGCGAGATGCTGAG ACAAGGAAAAGGCCTTCAACGAATTTTGTGGAAACCACTCAGACAGATATGAGCACAAACATGAGGGCAATGTTAATAGACTGGCTTGTAGAA GTCACAGAAGAATATCGTCTTGTTCCTGAAACCCTATACCTCACAGTCAATTACATTGACCGCTATCTTTCTGTCAAAGAGATCAGTCGGCACAGACTGCAATTACTTGGtgttgcttgcttgcttatAGCTGC GAAGTATGAAGAAATATGTCCACCTCAGGTAGAAGAGCTCTGCTACCTTACTGACGATTCATACACAAAGGACGAG GTTTTGCAAATGGAAGCTTCTGTTTTGAATCACTTGAAGTTTGAGATGACTGCACCTACAGAAAAATGTTTTCTGAG GAGATTTGTATGTGCTGCTCAATTATGTGATGAG GGCTCAACTTTGCATCTTGAGTACATAGCTAATTACATTTGTGAGCTGTCACTTCTGGAGTACAGCTTACTCTGCTATGCACCGTCATTGGTAGCTGCCTCTTCTGTTTTCTTGGCTAAGTTTGTCCTTAAGCCAACAAAGAATCCATGG AATTCCACACTTTCTTATTACACACAATACACACCATCTGAGTTGCATGGTTGTGTAAGGGTACTACATCGGCTTTTCTGTGTTGGCCCTGGAAGCCATCTTCCTGCGATTAGAGAAAAGTACAGTCAGCATAAG TACAAATTTGTAGCGAAGAAGTACTGTCCGCCATCAATCCCCATTGAGTTCTTCCAGGATGCAACCAGTTAA
- the LOC133883851 gene encoding cyclin-A1-4-like isoform X1, with translation MSSWAASLRSSASDATAENAGGAGRAKAAAGAQAGKRVALGNLTNVVGGGGRLGAADAKLGSTKSIVDVKKGGSFASLRNVNTGRGSISEPASDKSDWALSQHDSALQGKNVSRPSVPNIVTTGGSSPGLSEDSVSMEDAMSTCNSIESSDLECLDDGDSSIAASLHCWANDKLCISDSKDVAAFNWRKHSPIPMKTDNIFDLDNNHEDPQLCATLAYEIYKNLRDAEQTRKRPSTNFVETTQTDMSTNMRAMLIDWLVEVTEEYRLVPETLYLTVNYIDRYLSVKEISRHRLQLLGVACLLIAAKYEEICPPQVEELCYLTDDSYTKDEVLQMEASVLNHLKFEMTAPTEKCFLRRFVCAAQLCDEGSTLHLEYIANYICELSLLEYSLLCYAPSLVAASSVFLAKFVLKPTKNPWNSTLSYYTQYTPSELHGCVRVLHRLFCVGPGSHLPAIREKYSQHKYKFVAKKYCPPSIPIEFFQDATS, from the exons ATGTCGAGCTGGGCCGCCAGCCTCCGCTCGTCGGCGTCGGATGCCACCGCGGAGAACGCCGGCGGCGCGGGGCGCGCGAAGGCGGCCGCGGGTGCGCAGGCCGGGAAGCGCGTCGCCCTCGGGAACCTTACCAACGTCGTCGGCGGCGGGGGCAGGTTAGGCGCGGCGGATGCG AAATTGGGTTCTACCAAATCaattgtcgatgtaaagaagGGAGGATCTTTTGCAAGCCTTCGCAACGTGAACACGGGACGAGGTTCTATCAGTGAACCGGCCTCTGACAAGTCTGATTGGGCATTATCACAACATGACAGTGCCCTTCAGGGGAAGAATGTTTCTCGCCCTTCTGTGCCTAACATTGTGACAACAGGTGGCAGCTCACCTGGCCTGTCCGAAGATTCAGTCTCCATGGAGGATGCTATGTCAACATGTAATTCAATAGAAAGCTCTGATCTTGAGTGCCTTGATGATGGGGACTCCTCAATTGCAGCTTCTCTGCATTGTTGGGCCAATGATAAACTTTGTATCTCTGATAGTAAGGATGTTGCAG CCTTCAACTGGAGGAAGCATAGTCCTATTCCAATGAAAACTGATAATATCTTTGACCTTGACAACAACCACGAGGATCCACAACTGTGTGCAACTCTTGCCTATGAGATTTACAAGAACTTGCGAGATGCTGAG CAGACAAGGAAAAGGCCTTCAACGAATTTTGTGGAAACCACTCAGACAGATATGAGCACAAACATGAGGGCAATGTTAATAGACTGGCTTGTAGAA GTCACAGAAGAATATCGTCTTGTTCCTGAAACCCTATACCTCACAGTCAATTACATTGACCGCTATCTTTCTGTCAAAGAGATCAGTCGGCACAGACTGCAATTACTTGGtgttgcttgcttgcttatAGCTGC GAAGTATGAAGAAATATGTCCACCTCAGGTAGAAGAGCTCTGCTACCTTACTGACGATTCATACACAAAGGACGAG GTTTTGCAAATGGAAGCTTCTGTTTTGAATCACTTGAAGTTTGAGATGACTGCACCTACAGAAAAATGTTTTCTGAG GAGATTTGTATGTGCTGCTCAATTATGTGATGAG GGCTCAACTTTGCATCTTGAGTACATAGCTAATTACATTTGTGAGCTGTCACTTCTGGAGTACAGCTTACTCTGCTATGCACCGTCATTGGTAGCTGCCTCTTCTGTTTTCTTGGCTAAGTTTGTCCTTAAGCCAACAAAGAATCCATGG AATTCCACACTTTCTTATTACACACAATACACACCATCTGAGTTGCATGGTTGTGTAAGGGTACTACATCGGCTTTTCTGTGTTGGCCCTGGAAGCCATCTTCCTGCGATTAGAGAAAAGTACAGTCAGCATAAG TACAAATTTGTAGCGAAGAAGTACTGTCCGCCATCAATCCCCATTGAGTTCTTCCAGGATGCAACCAGTTAA